The proteins below are encoded in one region of Brassica napus cultivar Da-Ae chromosome A6, Da-Ae, whole genome shotgun sequence:
- the LOC106347566 gene encoding probable anion transporter 4, chloroplastic: MCYSLSLQSSIDFRNRSSIKIIHGDRAIFTSNLKFPALAKRDRRGRLLLCRGRGVGSLRFRGDTAVDLCGLPRHRLRVDCSDAGRTPQDTAASEQPSFSEFITSERVKVVAMLALALALCNADRVVMSVAIVPLSLSRGWSKSFSGIVQSSFLWGYLISPIAGGTLVDRYGGKVIMAWGVALWSLATFLTPWAADTSLWALLAARAMVGVAEGVALPCMNNMVARWFPPTERSRAVGIAMAGFQLGNVVGLMLSPILMSQGGIYGPFVIFGLSGFLWMLVWLSATSSTPDRHPQITKFELEYIMHKQQTSTKDNKRNTTGVIIPPFRRLLSKMPTWAVIVGNAMHSWGFFVLLSWMPIYFNSVYHVNLKQAAWFSAVPWSMMAFTGYIAGFWSDLLIRRGTSITLTRKIMQSIGFIGPGIALIGLTTAKRPLIASAWLSLAVGLKSFSHLGFLINLQEIAPEYSGVLHGMCLTAGTLAAIVGTVGAGFFVELLGSFQGFILLTAILYLLSALFYNIYSTGERVNFDATG; this comes from the exons ATgtgttactctctctctttacAATCTTCAATAGACTTCCGTAATCGCAGCTCCATCAAAATAATCCATGGCGATCGAGCAATCTTCACTTCCAACCTGAAATTCCCGGCGTTAGCCAAGCGAGATCGTCGGGGAAGGTTGTTACTCTGCCGTGGGAGAGGCGTCGGCTCATTGAGATTCCGCGGAGACACTGCCGTGGATCTATGTGGCCTCCCGCGCCATCGATTGAGAGTAGATTGCAGCGATGCTGGCCGTACGCCCCAAGATACGGCGGCGTCGGAGCAACCCAGTTTTTCGGAGTTTATAACTTCGGAGAGAGTGAAAGTGGTGGCGATGCTCGCGCTCGCCCTGGCTCTATGCAATGCGGACCGCGTCGTGATGTCCGTCGCGATTGTGCCTCTCTCGCTTTCTCGAGGATGGAGCAAGTCCTTCTCCGGTATCGTTCAG TCATCGTTCCTGTGGGGATACCTAATTTCACCAATAGCTGGGGGAACTTTGGTGGACCGTTATGGCGGAAAGGTAATCATGGCGTGGGGAGTAGCTCTGTGGTCCTTGGCTACTTTCCTTACCCCTTGGGCTGCTGATACTTCTTTGTGGGCTCTTCTTGCTGCAAGGGCTATGGTTGGGGTTGCTGAAGGAGTGGCTCTTCCTTGCATGAACAACATGGTTGCAAg ATGGTTTCCTCCTACAGAACGTTCTAGGGCCGTTGGTATTGCTATGGCAGGGTTTCAGCTTGGAAATGTAGTTGGACTCATGCTGTCTCCTATTCTCATGTCTCAAGGCGGTATATATGGCCCTTTTGTTATTTTTGGGTTATCCGGTTTCCTATGGATGCTCGTTTGGCTCTCTGCTACGTCAAGTACACCAGATCGACATCCTCAGATTACAAAGTTTGAGCTTGAGTACATAATGCACAAGCAGCAAACATCTACTAAGGACAACAAGCGAAACACGACAGGGGTAATAATTCCTCCTTTTAGACGCCTACTCTCCAAGATGCCGACTTGGGCTGTCATAGTTGGAAATGCCATGCATAGCTGG GGATTTTTTGTGCTTCTTTCATGGATGCCCATCTACTTCAATTCT GTATATCATGTGAACCTCAAACAAGCTGCTTGGTTTAGTGCCGTCCCGTGGAGTATGATGGCTTTCACAGGATACATTGCTGGTTTTTGGTCGGACTTGTTGATACGACGTGGTACAAGCATCACTCTAACGCGGAAAATCATGCAG TCCATTGGTTTCATTGGTCCTGGGATTGCTCTCATTGGTTTAACTACAGCAAAACGACCTTTAATAGCATCTGCCTGGCTAAGCTTAGCCGTTGGGCTTAAATCATTCAGCCACTTGGGGTTTCTTATCAATCTTCAG GAAATTGCTCCAGAATATTCCGGTGTGCTACATG GAATGTGTCTTACTGCTGGGACATTGGCTGCAATAGTTGGTACAGTTGGAGCTGGTTTCTTTGTGGAACTATTGGGATCCTTCCAAGGATTCATCCTTCTTACGGCAATTTTATATCTCCTCTCTGCTCTCTTTTACAACATATATTCAACTGGAGAAAGAGTCAATTTTGATGCAACAG GGTGA
- the LOC106347565 gene encoding alpha-glucan phosphorylase 2, cytosolic-like isoform X1 — translation MANANGKAATGVPDKVSEKANPEANEATEIAGNIIYHAKYSPHFSPLKFGPEQALYATAESLRDRLIQLWNETYLHFHKVDPKQTYYLSMEYLQGRALTNAIGNLDLNGPYADALRKLGYELEEIAEQEKDAALGNGGLGRLASCFLDSMATLNLPAWGYGLRYRHGLFKQLITKKGQEEVAEDWLEKFSPWEIVRHDVVFPVRFFGHVQINPDGSRKWVGGDVVQALAYDVPIPGFKTKNTISLRLWEAKARAEDLDLFQFNEGEYELAAQLHSRAQQICTVLYPGDATENGKLLRLKQQFFLCSASLQDIISRFNERSTGEGSRKWSEFPSKVAVQMNDTHPTLAIPELMRLLMDDNGLGWDEAWDVTSKTVAYTNHTVLPEALEKWSQSLMRKLLPRHMEIIEEIDKRFVQTIRSTRVDLEDKLSSLSILDHNPQKPVVRMANLCVVSSHTVNGVAQLHSDILKDELFADYVSIWPNKFQNKTNGITPRRWLRFCSPELSDIITKWLKTDKWITDLDLLTGLRQFADNEELQSEWASAKEANKQRLAQYIERVTGVSIDTNSLFDIQVKRIHEYKRQLMNILGVIYRFKKLKEMKPEERKKTTPRTVMIGGKAFATYTNAKRIVKLVNDVGDVVNSDPEVNEYLKVVFVPNYNVTVAEMLIPGSELSQHISTAGMEASGTSNMKFALNGCLIIGTLDGANVEIREEIGEENFFLFGATADQVPRLRKEREDGLFKPDPRFEEAKQFAKSGVFGTYDYGPLLDSLEGNTGYGRGDYFLVGYDFASYMDAQAKVDEAYKDRKRWLKMSIMSTAGSGKFSSDRTIAQYAKEIWNIEACPVP, via the exons ATGGCGAACGCCAATGGTAAGGCTGCGACTGGTGTCCCGGATAAAGTCTCTGAGAAGGCGAACCCGGAGGCTAATGAAGCTACGGAGATCGCCGGGAATATCATCTACCACGCCAAGTACTCTCCGCATTTCTCTCCTTTGAAGTTCGGCCCGGAGCAAGCTCTCTACGCTACGGCGGAGAGCCTTCGCGATCGTCTCATTCAG CTGTGGAATGAGACTTATCTTCATTTTCACAAAGTCGATCCAAAGCAAACCTACTACTTGTCTATGGAGTATCTCCAAGGTCGAGCTTTGACTAACGCCATTGGAAATCTCGACCTTAATGGTCCATATGCTGATGCACTACGCAAGCTTGGTTATGAGCTTGAGGAGATAGCTGAACAG gAGAAAGATGCAGCTCTGGGAAATGGTGGTTTGGGGAGACTCGCCTCGTGTTTCTTGGATTCCATGGCCACCCTCAACTTGCCTGCTTGGGGTTATGGTTTGAGGTACAGACATGGCCTGTTTAAGCAACTTATCACAAAGAAAGGCCAAGAAGAGGTCGCTGAGGACTGGCTTGAG AAGTTCAGTCCGTGGGAAATTGTCAGGCATGATGTTGTCTTCCCTGTCAGATTTTTCGGCCATGTGCAGATAAACCCAGATGGATC AAGGAAGTGGGTAGGCGGTGATGTTGTACAAGCTCTTGCTTATGATGTGCCAATCCCAGGATTCAAAACGAAGAACACAATCAGTCTCCGCCTCTGGGAAGCAAAAGCCAGAGCGGAGGACCTTGACCTTTTTCAGTTCAACGAAGGAGAATATGAATTGGCTGCACAGCTTCATTCTCGTGCTCAACag ATTTGCACAGTATTATATCCAGGGGATGCTACGGAGAATGGGAAGCTATTACGGTTGAAACAGCAGTTCTTTCTCTGCAGTGCTTCGCTTCAG GATATTATATCAAGATTTAACGAGAGGAGCACCGGCGAAGGCAGCCGGAAATGGTCAGAGTTTCCAAGTAAAGTTGCTGTTCAAATGAATGACACACACCCAACTCTTGCAATCCCTGAGCTCATGCGATTGCTAATGGATGACAATGGACTTGGATGGGATGAAGCTTGGGATGTGACATCAAA GACCGTTGCTTACACCAATCACACTGTCCTTCCTGAAGCCTTGGAGAAATGGTCACAATCTTTGATGCGGAAGCTTCTTCCTCGTCATATGGAGATCATAGAAGAAATTGATAAAAGG TTTGTGCAAACCATTCGCAGCACGCGGGTAGATCTCGAGGATAAGCTTTCAAGTTTGAGCATCTTAGATCACAATCCGCAGAAGCCAGTTGTGAGAATGGCTAACTTATGTGTTGTATCGTCGCACACA GTGAATGGCGTTGCTCAGCTGCATAGTGATATCTTAAAGGATGAGTTATTCGCCGACTATGTCTCTATTTGGCCAAACAAGTTTCAAAACAAGACTAATGGCATCACACCTCGAAGGTGGCTTCGTTTCTGCAGCCCTGAGCTCAGTGATATAATCACAAAGTGGTTGAAGACTGACAAATGGATCACCGATCTTGACCTATTAACTGGTCTTCGGCAG TTTGCCGACAATGAAGAACTCCAATCTGAGTGGGCTTCTGCAAAGGAGGCCAATAAGCAACGTTTGgctcagtatatagagcgtgtGACTGGTGTGAGTATTGATACAAACAGCTTGTTTGACATACAAGTTAAACGTATCCACGAATACAAGAGGCAGCTTATGAACATTCTCGGAGTAATATACAGATTCAAGAAACTAAAG GAGATGAAGCCTGAGGAAAGGAAGAAAACAACTCCTCGTACTGTCATGATTGGGGGTAAAGCCTTTGCAACCTATACAAACGCAAAACGGATTGTGAAGCTAGTGAATGATGTGGGCGACGTTGTTAACAGCGATCCAGAGGTCAACGAATACCTGAAG GTTGTATTTGTTCCAAACTACAATGTGACTGTAGCAGAGATGCTTATACCCGGAAGTGAGCTATCTCAGCACATCAGCACAGCAGGCATGGAGGCAAGTGGTACAAGCAATATGAAATTCGCTCTCAATGGTTGCCTTATCATCGGAACACTTGATGGGGCTAATGTGGAGATAAGAGAGGAGATTGGCGAAgaaaatttctttctttttggtgCAACAGCCGATCAGGTCCCTCGTCTGCGTAAAGAAAGAGAAGACGGACTc TTCAAACCGGATCCTCGATTTGAAGAGGCGAAGCAGTTTGCCAAAAGTGGAGTATTTGGAACCTACGACTATGGTCCGCTCCTTGATTCTCTTGAGGGAAACACAGGTTATGGACGTGGTGATTACTTCCTGGTTGGGTATGACTTTGCGAGCTACATGGATGCTCAGGCCAAAGTTGATGAAGCTTACAA GGACCGGAAGAGGTGGCTGAAGATGTCGATAATGAGCACAGCCGGATCAGGAAAGTTCAGCAGCGACCGGACAATAGCTCAGTATgccaaagagatttggaacatTGAGGCATGCCCTGTTCCTTAA
- the LOC106347565 gene encoding alpha-glucan phosphorylase 2, cytosolic-like isoform X2, with the protein MANANGKAATGVPDKVSEKANPEANEATEIAGNIIYHAKYSPHFSPLKFGPEQALYATAESLRDRLIQLWNETYLHFHKVDPKQTYYLSMEYLQGRALTNAIGNLDLNGPYADALRKLGYELEEIAEQEKDAALGNGGLGRLASCFLDSMATLNLPAWGYGLRYRHGLFKQLITKKGQEEVAEDWLEKFSPWEIVRHDVVFPVRFFGHVQINPDGSRKWVGGDVVQALAYDVPIPGFKTKNTISLRLWEAKARAEDLDLFQFNEGEYELAAQLHSRAQQICTVLYPGDATENGKLLRLKQQFFLCSASLQDIISRFNERSTGEGSRKWSEFPSKVAVQMNDTHPTLAIPELMRLLMDDNGLGWDEAWDVTSKTVAYTNHTVLPEALEKWSQSLMRKLLPRHMEIIEEIDKRFVQTIRSTRVDLEDKLSSLSILDHNPQKPVVRMANLCVVSSHTVNGVAQLHSDILKDELFADYVSIWPNKFQNKTNGITPRRWLRFCSPELSDIITKWLKTDKWITDLDLLTGLRQFADNEELQSEWASAKEANKQRLAQYIERVTGVSIDTNSLFDIQVKRIHEYKRQLMNILGVIYRFKKLKEMKPEERKKTTPRTVMIGGKAFATYTNAKRIVKLVNDVGDVVNSDPEVNEYLKFKPDPRFEEAKQFAKSGVFGTYDYGPLLDSLEGNTGYGRGDYFLVGYDFASYMDAQAKVDEAYKDRKRWLKMSIMSTAGSGKFSSDRTIAQYAKEIWNIEACPVP; encoded by the exons ATGGCGAACGCCAATGGTAAGGCTGCGACTGGTGTCCCGGATAAAGTCTCTGAGAAGGCGAACCCGGAGGCTAATGAAGCTACGGAGATCGCCGGGAATATCATCTACCACGCCAAGTACTCTCCGCATTTCTCTCCTTTGAAGTTCGGCCCGGAGCAAGCTCTCTACGCTACGGCGGAGAGCCTTCGCGATCGTCTCATTCAG CTGTGGAATGAGACTTATCTTCATTTTCACAAAGTCGATCCAAAGCAAACCTACTACTTGTCTATGGAGTATCTCCAAGGTCGAGCTTTGACTAACGCCATTGGAAATCTCGACCTTAATGGTCCATATGCTGATGCACTACGCAAGCTTGGTTATGAGCTTGAGGAGATAGCTGAACAG gAGAAAGATGCAGCTCTGGGAAATGGTGGTTTGGGGAGACTCGCCTCGTGTTTCTTGGATTCCATGGCCACCCTCAACTTGCCTGCTTGGGGTTATGGTTTGAGGTACAGACATGGCCTGTTTAAGCAACTTATCACAAAGAAAGGCCAAGAAGAGGTCGCTGAGGACTGGCTTGAG AAGTTCAGTCCGTGGGAAATTGTCAGGCATGATGTTGTCTTCCCTGTCAGATTTTTCGGCCATGTGCAGATAAACCCAGATGGATC AAGGAAGTGGGTAGGCGGTGATGTTGTACAAGCTCTTGCTTATGATGTGCCAATCCCAGGATTCAAAACGAAGAACACAATCAGTCTCCGCCTCTGGGAAGCAAAAGCCAGAGCGGAGGACCTTGACCTTTTTCAGTTCAACGAAGGAGAATATGAATTGGCTGCACAGCTTCATTCTCGTGCTCAACag ATTTGCACAGTATTATATCCAGGGGATGCTACGGAGAATGGGAAGCTATTACGGTTGAAACAGCAGTTCTTTCTCTGCAGTGCTTCGCTTCAG GATATTATATCAAGATTTAACGAGAGGAGCACCGGCGAAGGCAGCCGGAAATGGTCAGAGTTTCCAAGTAAAGTTGCTGTTCAAATGAATGACACACACCCAACTCTTGCAATCCCTGAGCTCATGCGATTGCTAATGGATGACAATGGACTTGGATGGGATGAAGCTTGGGATGTGACATCAAA GACCGTTGCTTACACCAATCACACTGTCCTTCCTGAAGCCTTGGAGAAATGGTCACAATCTTTGATGCGGAAGCTTCTTCCTCGTCATATGGAGATCATAGAAGAAATTGATAAAAGG TTTGTGCAAACCATTCGCAGCACGCGGGTAGATCTCGAGGATAAGCTTTCAAGTTTGAGCATCTTAGATCACAATCCGCAGAAGCCAGTTGTGAGAATGGCTAACTTATGTGTTGTATCGTCGCACACA GTGAATGGCGTTGCTCAGCTGCATAGTGATATCTTAAAGGATGAGTTATTCGCCGACTATGTCTCTATTTGGCCAAACAAGTTTCAAAACAAGACTAATGGCATCACACCTCGAAGGTGGCTTCGTTTCTGCAGCCCTGAGCTCAGTGATATAATCACAAAGTGGTTGAAGACTGACAAATGGATCACCGATCTTGACCTATTAACTGGTCTTCGGCAG TTTGCCGACAATGAAGAACTCCAATCTGAGTGGGCTTCTGCAAAGGAGGCCAATAAGCAACGTTTGgctcagtatatagagcgtgtGACTGGTGTGAGTATTGATACAAACAGCTTGTTTGACATACAAGTTAAACGTATCCACGAATACAAGAGGCAGCTTATGAACATTCTCGGAGTAATATACAGATTCAAGAAACTAAAG GAGATGAAGCCTGAGGAAAGGAAGAAAACAACTCCTCGTACTGTCATGATTGGGGGTAAAGCCTTTGCAACCTATACAAACGCAAAACGGATTGTGAAGCTAGTGAATGATGTGGGCGACGTTGTTAACAGCGATCCAGAGGTCAACGAATACCTGAAG TTCAAACCGGATCCTCGATTTGAAGAGGCGAAGCAGTTTGCCAAAAGTGGAGTATTTGGAACCTACGACTATGGTCCGCTCCTTGATTCTCTTGAGGGAAACACAGGTTATGGACGTGGTGATTACTTCCTGGTTGGGTATGACTTTGCGAGCTACATGGATGCTCAGGCCAAAGTTGATGAAGCTTACAA GGACCGGAAGAGGTGGCTGAAGATGTCGATAATGAGCACAGCCGGATCAGGAAAGTTCAGCAGCGACCGGACAATAGCTCAGTATgccaaagagatttggaacatTGAGGCATGCCCTGTTCCTTAA
- the LOC106347565 gene encoding alpha-glucan phosphorylase 2, cytosolic-like isoform X3 yields MANANGKAATGVPDKVSEKANPEANEATEIAGNIIYHAKYSPHFSPLKFGPEQALYATAESLRDRLIQLWNETYLHFHKVDPKQTYYLSMEYLQGRALTNAIGNLDLNGPYADALRKLGYELEEIAEQEKDAALGNGGLGRLASCFLDSMATLNLPAWGYGLRYRHGLFKQLITKKGQEEVAEDWLEKFSPWEIVRHDVVFPVRFFGHVQINPDGSRKWVGGDVVQALAYDVPIPGFKTKNTISLRLWEAKARAEDLDLFQFNEGEYELAAQLHSRAQQICTVLYPGDATENGKLLRLKQQFFLCSASLQDIISRFNERSTGEGSRKWSEFPSKVAVQMNDTHPTLAIPELMRLLMDDNGLGWDEAWDVTSKTVAYTNHTVLPEALEKWSQSLMRKLLPRHMEIIEEIDKRFVQTIRSTRVDLEDKLSSLSILDHNPQKPVVRMANLCVVSSHTVNGVAQLHSDILKDELFADYVSIWPNKFQNKTNGITPRRWLRFCSPELSDIITKWLKTDKWITDLDLLTGLRQFADNEELQSEWASAKEANKQRLAQYIERVTGVSIDTNSLFDIQVKRIHEYKRQLMNILGVIYRFKKLKEMKPEERKKTTPRTVMIGGKAFATYTNAKRIVKLVNDVGDVVNSDPEVNEYLKGPEEVAEDVDNEHSRIRKVQQRPDNSSVCQRDLEH; encoded by the exons ATGGCGAACGCCAATGGTAAGGCTGCGACTGGTGTCCCGGATAAAGTCTCTGAGAAGGCGAACCCGGAGGCTAATGAAGCTACGGAGATCGCCGGGAATATCATCTACCACGCCAAGTACTCTCCGCATTTCTCTCCTTTGAAGTTCGGCCCGGAGCAAGCTCTCTACGCTACGGCGGAGAGCCTTCGCGATCGTCTCATTCAG CTGTGGAATGAGACTTATCTTCATTTTCACAAAGTCGATCCAAAGCAAACCTACTACTTGTCTATGGAGTATCTCCAAGGTCGAGCTTTGACTAACGCCATTGGAAATCTCGACCTTAATGGTCCATATGCTGATGCACTACGCAAGCTTGGTTATGAGCTTGAGGAGATAGCTGAACAG gAGAAAGATGCAGCTCTGGGAAATGGTGGTTTGGGGAGACTCGCCTCGTGTTTCTTGGATTCCATGGCCACCCTCAACTTGCCTGCTTGGGGTTATGGTTTGAGGTACAGACATGGCCTGTTTAAGCAACTTATCACAAAGAAAGGCCAAGAAGAGGTCGCTGAGGACTGGCTTGAG AAGTTCAGTCCGTGGGAAATTGTCAGGCATGATGTTGTCTTCCCTGTCAGATTTTTCGGCCATGTGCAGATAAACCCAGATGGATC AAGGAAGTGGGTAGGCGGTGATGTTGTACAAGCTCTTGCTTATGATGTGCCAATCCCAGGATTCAAAACGAAGAACACAATCAGTCTCCGCCTCTGGGAAGCAAAAGCCAGAGCGGAGGACCTTGACCTTTTTCAGTTCAACGAAGGAGAATATGAATTGGCTGCACAGCTTCATTCTCGTGCTCAACag ATTTGCACAGTATTATATCCAGGGGATGCTACGGAGAATGGGAAGCTATTACGGTTGAAACAGCAGTTCTTTCTCTGCAGTGCTTCGCTTCAG GATATTATATCAAGATTTAACGAGAGGAGCACCGGCGAAGGCAGCCGGAAATGGTCAGAGTTTCCAAGTAAAGTTGCTGTTCAAATGAATGACACACACCCAACTCTTGCAATCCCTGAGCTCATGCGATTGCTAATGGATGACAATGGACTTGGATGGGATGAAGCTTGGGATGTGACATCAAA GACCGTTGCTTACACCAATCACACTGTCCTTCCTGAAGCCTTGGAGAAATGGTCACAATCTTTGATGCGGAAGCTTCTTCCTCGTCATATGGAGATCATAGAAGAAATTGATAAAAGG TTTGTGCAAACCATTCGCAGCACGCGGGTAGATCTCGAGGATAAGCTTTCAAGTTTGAGCATCTTAGATCACAATCCGCAGAAGCCAGTTGTGAGAATGGCTAACTTATGTGTTGTATCGTCGCACACA GTGAATGGCGTTGCTCAGCTGCATAGTGATATCTTAAAGGATGAGTTATTCGCCGACTATGTCTCTATTTGGCCAAACAAGTTTCAAAACAAGACTAATGGCATCACACCTCGAAGGTGGCTTCGTTTCTGCAGCCCTGAGCTCAGTGATATAATCACAAAGTGGTTGAAGACTGACAAATGGATCACCGATCTTGACCTATTAACTGGTCTTCGGCAG TTTGCCGACAATGAAGAACTCCAATCTGAGTGGGCTTCTGCAAAGGAGGCCAATAAGCAACGTTTGgctcagtatatagagcgtgtGACTGGTGTGAGTATTGATACAAACAGCTTGTTTGACATACAAGTTAAACGTATCCACGAATACAAGAGGCAGCTTATGAACATTCTCGGAGTAATATACAGATTCAAGAAACTAAAG GAGATGAAGCCTGAGGAAAGGAAGAAAACAACTCCTCGTACTGTCATGATTGGGGGTAAAGCCTTTGCAACCTATACAAACGCAAAACGGATTGTGAAGCTAGTGAATGATGTGGGCGACGTTGTTAACAGCGATCCAGAGGTCAACGAATACCTGAAG GGACCGGAAGAGGTGGCTGAAGATGTCGATAATGAGCACAGCCGGATCAGGAAAGTTCAGCAGCGACCGGACAATAGCTCAGTATgccaaagagatttggaacatTGA